The Pyxidicoccus sp. MSG2 DNA segment CCTGTGCCTGGGGCTGGAGCCGGAGCCCGACGCGGCGGCCTGAGACGGCCGCCGCTCGGGACGCTCACTTCCCCGAAGCCGACGACACCGGCGCGGACACCTTCGCCGCCTCGGCGGCCAGCGCGTCCACGCCCGCGTGCAGGCGCGTCCAGCCGGTGGTGTGCTCGGTGCGGGCGAAGAAGCCGCCCTGCCCCTTCGCCACCGTCAGCTCGCCCACGGGCTTGCCACCCTTGCGGTACTCCACGCGGAAGGCCACCTCCGGCTCGCCGCCCGGCGGCAGCTCGCCCCGGCCGAGGAAGTCGAGCGGCATCAGCCGCCACACCCGGTCATGCCAGTTGCGCGCGAACTCGTCCGGCCGGTCCGGCGACTCCTCCGGCGCCAGGGCCACCGCGCCGGGCGTCTTGCCGTTCGCGGTGAAGGTGCGCGACGTGCCACCGGCGGTGATGACCACCGCGTCGAAGTCGCCCACGTCGAAGGTGTGCAGCCGCCGGTCCACGAGCCGGCTGGAGGCGTTCTCCAAATCTGGCAGCAGCGCCGGACCGAGGAGGAATACGCGGCCGTCCTCCTCACGGCGCAGGTACGGCGTGCCCCAGCCTCCCGGCGGTGAGGCCAGGGAGAAGGCCTGCGGCTTGCCGCCCACCGTCACCGTCAGCTTGCGCGCGGTACTGGCCAGCCCCACCTCATCCAGCTTCTTCCCGTCCATCTCGCCCAGCGCGCGCAGGGCCCGCAGCGGCGCGAAGCGGGCGAACAGCTTCTCCGCCGTCTCGTTGGCGCGCAGCTCACGCGGGGGCGGTGGAGGCTCCGTCACGGCCACCACGGGCGGCATGCCCGCGTCCGCGCCCAGAGCCACCGCAGTGCCCGCATCGCCCGTGCCGGACGCGGCCACCGCGGTGCCGCCATCCGCGCCCGTACCGGCCACCGCCGTGCCGCCATCCGTCGCGCCTGGCACCGACAGCTTCGGCGGCTTGAAGCCCAGGCGAATCCACAGCCTGTCGCGGTCCTTCTCGTCGCGGAACAGCTCCACGAAGCGCGCGTCGTCCTCATAGCGCACGGCGTCCAGCGCGCGTGCCGGGGCGTCCACCACCGTCACCTCGCCCGGTGTGCCCGAGGGCTCGCGCTGCCAGACGAAGAAGGCGGCCACGAGCGCCACGGCCGCGAGGCACCCTTGCAGAGCCAGGTCCCGAACCTTCATCGCTCACCTCCCGCCGCCACCGCGGCCCGTGGAGCGCGCCGGCCCCGCCGCCGCGTCTTCACGAAGCCCACCACCAGCACCAGGGCGGGCCCCAGGAAGACGGTGGCGTAGAACCAGGCCACGTCCTGCTCGCGCGTGTGTTGGATGGGCACGTCCTCCTCGGTGGACACCGTGCCGGCGAGGGCCTCTTCGCCAGTGAGCCACTTCAGCGTGTCCACCGCGAGGTACGCGTTGCCCAGGTTGGTCAGCACGCCGTCGCCCAGCGCATCCGCGTCCGCCATGACGACGGCGCGCGTCGGCACCTTGCCGGCCGGCGAGGGCTTCTCCACCGCCACCACCAGCGGCCACGCGCGCCGCGTCTCCCCCGCGTCCTGGGTGAAGTTGCCGTTGGCATCCGCGAACGTCGCACTGTGCGCGCGCACGGAGATGTCGTGCATGACGCTGTTGGGCAGCGGCTGGAGCTGCTCCATGGCGCCCGCGCCGGGGAAGGCCACTGGCGCCTGTCCCGCCAGCGCCGACAGCGAGGTGACGGACGGGTGCGAGGAGAAGCTCGCAGTGCCCAGGTTGCCCCGGTCGCTCTGCTGTCGCGTGGTGCGGAAGTACACCTGGTCATTGGCCAGCGGCGTCTTCATGTACTTGAGCCCCAGCGGCGCCAGCACCTCATGGAAGTCCGGCCCGTCAGGCTCCAGCGCCAGCCACAGCCGGCCGCCGCGATTCGCGTACTCGTTCAGGGCCGCCAGCTCCTCGGGGAGGAACTCGCGCGTGGGGCCCACGACGACGACGGCGGCGGCATCCTTCGGGATTTCGGCGCCCAACCCCTCCGCCATGCCCAGAGAACGCACGTCCACGTTCTGCGCGCGCAGCAGCTCCTTGAGCTGTGACACGGAGGGACGGGGCGTCTCGCCCGGCACAGGCCGCGACTCGGCGCGCTCGCCATGGCCCGCCGTGAAGTAGACGACGCGACGAGGCCGCGCCACCGCCAGCAGCCGGCGCTGCACCTCCTGGTCCAGCCGCTGGAGCTGCCCACGCGCCCGGTCGATTTCGAGCCCGACCGTGAGAGGCTCCTTCCTGTCGCCCCGCGCGACGACGATGGTGCCGTTGTTGAAGACGCCCAGCGCACGCGCGCGGGCCGGGTCCACCGCCTGGTCCAGCCGCTCCACGTTGAGCAACTGGGGGCTCTCCACCGCGAGGTCTCGGAAGTACTGCCCCACCGCCTCACCCACCTCGTTCGCGGGCGGGAAGAAGAGTGTGACCTGGAGGGGCTCGTTGAGGCCGCGAATCACCTTGCGCGTGGAGTCGCCGGGCTTCGCGGTGCGGAAGTACGACAGGTCCCACGTCACGTCCGCCTGCGTGGCGACGTACATGGTGGCGAAGGAGAAGACGACGACGAAGGCCAGCCCCAGCCCGGAGTAGAGCGCACTGCGGGCGCGGCCCGTCTCCATCACCGGCGCGCGGGCCATGGCCGAGGAAGCCACCTC contains these protein-coding regions:
- a CDS encoding Gldg family protein, which translates into the protein MSTRPVGSGLPMTLVYVVGLLAIFIGERIFGAGTGRTVLTGLGVALAVGAAVWRFTRLRSAAADRRVVERQVLGLYGLGLVALLLYFLQSDVGTALFGGPLSQKAPKLAVVLAALFPALLLCTLLPLALVEVASSAMARAPVMETGRARSALYSGLGLAFVVVFSFATMYVATQADVTWDLSYFRTAKPGDSTRKVIRGLNEPLQVTLFFPPANEVGEAVGQYFRDLAVESPQLLNVERLDQAVDPARARALGVFNNGTIVVARGDRKEPLTVGLEIDRARGQLQRLDQEVQRRLLAVARPRRVVYFTAGHGERAESRPVPGETPRPSVSQLKELLRAQNVDVRSLGMAEGLGAEIPKDAAAVVVVGPTREFLPEELAALNEYANRGGRLWLALEPDGPDFHEVLAPLGLKYMKTPLANDQVYFRTTRQQSDRGNLGTASFSSHPSVTSLSALAGQAPVAFPGAGAMEQLQPLPNSVMHDISVRAHSATFADANGNFTQDAGETRRAWPLVVAVEKPSPAGKVPTRAVVMADADALGDGVLTNLGNAYLAVDTLKWLTGEEALAGTVSTEEDVPIQHTREQDVAWFYATVFLGPALVLVVGFVKTRRRGRRAPRAAVAAGGER